GCGTTCTGCACGGCGATTTCCGCTTCGCGCCACGCTTGCTGGGCCTGCAGATAATCCTGTTCGGCCGAGATTTTTTCGCGCCACAGTTTTTCTTCGCGCTCATACGTGGAGCGGGCCAAGGATAGCCGCCGCTGCGCCGACAGCAGTGCGCTGCGCTGTTCCGACAGTTCCGTGCTGGCGATGACGGCCAGCACTTGCCCCTTTTTCACCAACTGGCCCAGGTCCGCCTGCACGGCTTCCACCACGCCGGCCAGACGCGGCACGACGTGGGCCGTGCGGTCTTCATTGAAGCGGATTTCGCCGGGCAGGGCCACCGTCGTTTTGATGCGGCCCGGCGCGGCCGTGGCGATGACGACGCCGGCCGCGCGGCTTTGCGCGGCGCTCAATTCCAGCTTGCCTTCCACTTCTGCGTGGCCGTGTTCGTCTTTCTTTTCAGCATGTGCTTCCGCCTTGACGGCAGGGGCGGGTGGGGCGCCAGATTTTCCCGTGCCCAGGATGAGGATGGCCAGCACGATGCCGGCCGCCGCGATGGCGCCGATGGCGATCGCTTGTTTTTTGTTGAGTGTGATGTTCATGGAGGGTGTTCCTTACAGGGAAGCGGGGGCGCCCAGCAGGCGCTCGATCTCGGCGGCGGCGTGCTGCGCTTCCGTCAGCGCGCGCAGGTATTGGTTTTTGGCTTGCAGCAAGGTGCGCTGGGCATCGAGCACGTCGAGGAAGGCGAACTTGCCGAACTCGAAACCCTTGCTGGCCGCGTCGTAGGCGCTCTGGGCGCCAGGCAAGATGTCCTGGCGCAAGCTTTCCACGTCCAGCCGTGCCGTGGCCAGCCGTTCGATAGCGGCGGCCACGTCCGTTTGCACGGCGATGCGGGCGGCGGCCAGCTCGTCGCTGGCCTTGTCGCTGCGGCGCAGGGCGTCGAGCTTGTTGCCCGCGTTGCGGTCGAAAAAAGGCAGCGGCAAGGCCAGGCCGATGATGGCCTGGTTGCGGCCCAGTTCTTCCGAGCGCTTCATGCCGATGCTGAATGTGACGTCGGGCGTGGCGCGCCGCTGTTCCACGTCGAGCATGGCTTGCCGCTGGGCCAGCGCGCTGTGCGCCTGGCGCACGGCCGGGGCTTGCCCCAGACGCGCCGCCAGTTCGCTGGCCGGGGGCAGCTCGGGCAAGGTTTCCAGCCGGCCTTCCGCCAGGGTAAAACGGGGCGTGGCATTGCCCCACAGCGCGGCCAGGCGCTTGCGCGCGCTGGCCAGGGTGCTGCGGGCCAGGTTCAGCTCCAGCCGCACGCTCGCTTCGGCGACACGGGCGCGGGTTTCCTCGACGGGCGAGGCCTTGCCGGCCGTCACTCGTCGGGCCGTGATGTCGCTGGCGCGCGCGGCCAGCGCCTGCGCGCTGTCGGCCAGGCGCAAGCCTTCCTGCGCCGCCAGCACGTCGACAAAGGCGGACGTGACGGCGGCGCGCGTGTCGGCTTGCTGCAGGGACAGGCCCGCTTGCGCCAGGTCTGCGCCGCGCTGGGCGACGGCCGCGCGCGCCCCGCGCTTGCCGCCCAGTTCGATCAACTGGTTCAGTTGCACGGTGGTGCTGCGCGTGGCGCGCCGCGTGTCTTCCAGCACGGTTTGCAGTTCCGGGTTGGGCAAGGCGCGCGCCTGTTGCAGGGCGCCGCCTTGCGCCGCCAGTTCATGGCGGGCGGCCGACAGGGTGGCGTTGCCGCCCTCGGCCAGGGCCAGCGCGGCGGGCAAGGTCAGGGGCGCGGCGGGTTCCACGCTGGATTGCGCGTGGGCAAAGTTGCCGGCCAGCAGGCCAGCGGATAGCAAGAAAATGAATCGGTACATCGAATTCTCCAAGGTACGGAAAAAGAATTCGACGGGACGCGCAGGCTGGCGCCTGACTTACGTTGAAAAGTGATTGAAACGTCCCGTCGGCCTAGATGGCCGACGACCAGTCAGGGCGCTTGGGAGCGTCCGGGATGTGGGAAGCGTAAAAGAAGGGGGAGGTGTCCGCGTTGACGGAGGCCATGTCGCCGGTGGGCAGGCTGGAGCCGGCCGGCAGCCATGCATGGCCGATGCCGTGGCAGACGTTGCAGTCGCTGTGCGGCTGGCCTTTGGATTGCTTGTCAGCCTTGTCGGCCACGGGTTTTTTGTCCGCGTCCGCCTTGTGCTGGTGGCTGTGGTGGCCCAGGTGCTGCGCCGCCTTGCCTTCCTCGTGCAGGCAATACGCGCTCGCCGCGGCCCAGGACATCTGGAGCGGAAGCACGAACAGCAGCAAAATGAGGAAGAATCGGCGCATGGTGACGGCTATTGTACAGAAAGAAGCGCTTAACGTGGCTGGGCGCGCCACGCCTTCAGTTGCGCGGCGATGGCCCTGCCCTGGAACAGTTGCGGCTCGGAATGCTCTTCCGCCTCCATGCCGCCTTCGCGGAAATCGGCCGCCTCGCGCGCCTGCACCAGCACCTTGGCTTGCTCGAACGCTTCGGCAAAGCCTGCGCTCTTGGGCAAGGATTCCTTGAAGTACGCTTCGCTGAAATACGTAAAATCGTTCTGGTCGTCGCAGCCGAACGAGGTGCGGTCGCTGCGCGCGGCCGTGATGATGAGGGTATTGTCATCTTTTAAGGGCGCGATGAAGCCGCCCGCATAGCAGGCCGAAACGACGATGACTTTCCAGCGGATGCCGCTGTGCTTGAGCATGGACGCCAGTTCCTGCGCGGGCAGGCTGTGCAAGTCCATGCCGTTTTGCGCCAGCGCCAGTTCGTGTTCGGGCGAGCCGTGGCTGGTGAGGAACAAAAACAGGATGTCGTTGGCCTTGTCCATCTTCGCGCCCAGGGCGTCGAGGCTGGCGGCGATGCTGGTGCGCGTGGCCATCGGTTGCTGCGCCACCGTGTTGCGGCTGTTGACCAGCATCAAGGAGCGGCCCGTGGTGCCGTAATCGCGGTCGAACTGGCGCTGCACGAAGGCCGTTTCGCGGTGAAACACTTCCTGCGCGCCATCGCCGGCCACGCCCAGCAAATACAGATTGATTTTTTTCGCCGCATCGCGCGGCGCGATGCGGGCCAGGGCGCCGTCGAGCAGGGTGCGCTGGTTGTACAGGGCCAGCTCGATATTGTCGCGCGTGAGCTTGTCTGCGGCCGGGTCGTCGAGCTGGCCTTCCATCCAGTTGCCGCTGTCTTCGCGCCGGCCGTCCGCCTGCGCCACGGCGTAGCGCAGCACGCCCTTGCCGTCGAACTGGCCATTCTTGAAGCCGCCCCGGTATTCGTCGCCGTCGGCCGTGCGCAGCACGCCAGTACCTTCGAATTTCCAGTCTTTCAGCTCGCCTTCGTAGTGGATGCCGTCGCTGGTGGTGACGGTGGCCTTGCCCTGCACCTGGCCCTGGACGAAGTCGCCTTCAAAGACGGTACCGTCCGTGTCGGTCAGCTTGCCGGCGCCGTGCGGGCGCCAGTGTTTGAAGTGGCCTTCGAAAGTGGCGCCATCGGCGCCCTGAAAGCGGCCTTGCCCCTCGAAGCTGCCCTTGACGAAGCTGCCTGCATAGATTTCGCCCTTGGGCGAGGTGTAGCGGCCGATGCCGTCGAAGGCGCCCTGGCGGAAGGCGCCCGTGTACTCGACGCCGGAGGCCTGGCGCAGCATGCCCTGGCCGGAAAACACGCCTCGCGCGAAGCCCCCTGCGTAAAACGCGCCGCTCGCGTATTCGAGCCGGCCCTGGCCATGCATCTTGCCTGCGACGAGGGGGCCGAAATAGCGTCCGCCATCGGCCGTCTCCGCCGCCGGCGCCTTGGCAGGCGCGGCGCACAGCGGCGGCATGCCCAGCGCGGCAAAGACCAGCAGGCCGGCGAGGGTATAGGGGCGAAGCGAGGCGCGTAGCGTGGCGGTCATGAGGACGGTCTGGTCTGTGGGAAGGGGCCTAGTCTGCCACTGTATCGCCAAGGTGGCAAATGCCGGCGTGGCGTGTGTTGCGGTGCCTCAAGGCAAGATTGTGCATTTTATGCCGTGCCAAGGCTGGGCTGAACTGATAATATTGATTTTCAGAACATATCGACACAAGGCACACAGTTACCCATGGAAAGCCGTCTCAGCCGTCTGGAAGCCGTTCAAACCGTGTTGCTGGAAATCGGGCAGCGTTCGAGCACCTGCAGCGATATCAGCGAATTCCTGCAGGCGGTGCATGCGGCGCTGGGCCGCATCATGTATGCGGCCAACTTTTATGTGGCCCTCAGCGACCATGACGACGGCCTGGTGCGCTTTCCCTATTTTGTCGACGAATTCGATGCCGCGCCCGACCCGGACGAGGGCGTGCGCCTGGCAAGCGCGGCGCAGTCGCCCACGGCCTGGGTCATCGTCAACCGCAAGCAGCTGGTGATGACGGCCGACGACGACGCCATGCGCGCCATCGGCGGCGGCGCCTGGGGCGGCGGCACGGCGGCCGAGCACTGGATCGGCTGCCCGCTGCTGGACCAGCAGCACCAGGTGCTGGGCGCCATCGTCATCCAGAGCTACGACGCGCAGCACCACTTCAGCCTGGAAGACCAGGCCCTGTTCGCGCTGATCGCCACGCACGTGTCGAGCGCCCTGCAAGGCATGCAAAGCATGGACCGGCTGGAAAAGGCGGTGCAGGAGCGCACGGCCTTGCTGGCGCACGAGGTGGCCGAGCGGCGCCGCGCGGAAAACCTGCAGCATGCGCTGTATGAAATCGCCAACCTGTCGGCGCAGGCATCCGACGCGACGACCCTGTACGCGCGCCTGCACGCCATCATCAGCGAACTGGTGACGGCGAAGAATTTCCTGATCGCCCTGTACCACCCGGACAACAAGGACATCACGATCCCGTATTTTGTCGATGAAAAGGATGCACAGGCACCCGTAAAACGTTTTCACTATGGCATCGGCATGAGTTCGTACGTGCTGGCGCGGCGCAAGGCTTGCCTGCTGGACGCCAGCAGCTACGCGGCACTGGTGGCCAGCGGCGAGATGGACGAGCCGCTGGGCAATGTCGGCATCGCCAGCTGGATGGGCGCGCCCATGCTGCTGGGCGAGCGCAAATATGGCGTGATCATCGTGCAAAGCTACGACGAATCCGTCGTATATGGCCAGGCCGAACTGGACGTGCTGGCCTTCATGGCCAGCCACGTGGCCGTGGCGATGGCCCGCATCCAGGCCGACAGCGCCATGCGC
Above is a genomic segment from Janthinobacterium sp. 64 containing:
- a CDS encoding GAF domain-containing sensor histidine kinase: MESRLSRLEAVQTVLLEIGQRSSTCSDISEFLQAVHAALGRIMYAANFYVALSDHDDGLVRFPYFVDEFDAAPDPDEGVRLASAAQSPTAWVIVNRKQLVMTADDDAMRAIGGGAWGGGTAAEHWIGCPLLDQQHQVLGAIVIQSYDAQHHFSLEDQALFALIATHVSSALQGMQSMDRLEKAVQERTALLAHEVAERRRAENLQHALYEIANLSAQASDATTLYARLHAIISELVTAKNFLIALYHPDNKDITIPYFVDEKDAQAPVKRFHYGIGMSSYVLARRKACLLDASSYAALVASGEMDEPLGNVGIASWMGAPMLLGERKYGVIIVQSYDESVVYGQAELDVLAFMASHVAVAMARIQADSAMRRAKETLEEQNAALNSALSALQEAQSELVRQEKLASLGRLVAGVAHEINTPLGICVTATSHLVQELKLTREDLEGGQLDEDGLRQFFDIIDQTLRIMTTNTQRAAALVRSFKQVAVDQSSDELRSFNLRKYLDEILLSLQPKLKGKPVKVEIDCAPEVQLRSYPGAVSQIVTNMVVNSLVHGFAEGEPGKIKISARTAGEMLELDYSDDGMGMDSATLGQLFDPFFTTKRGSGGSGLGAHILYNLVTGPLGGTVKVVSAPGMGLHYKIRFPLGFNDVSLKT
- a CDS encoding C13 family peptidase; this encodes MTATLRASLRPYTLAGLLVFAALGMPPLCAAPAKAPAAETADGGRYFGPLVAGKMHGQGRLEYASGAFYAGGFARGVFSGQGMLRQASGVEYTGAFRQGAFDGIGRYTSPKGEIYAGSFVKGSFEGQGRFQGADGATFEGHFKHWRPHGAGKLTDTDGTVFEGDFVQGQVQGKATVTTSDGIHYEGELKDWKFEGTGVLRTADGDEYRGGFKNGQFDGKGVLRYAVAQADGRREDSGNWMEGQLDDPAADKLTRDNIELALYNQRTLLDGALARIAPRDAAKKINLYLLGVAGDGAQEVFHRETAFVQRQFDRDYGTTGRSLMLVNSRNTVAQQPMATRTSIAASLDALGAKMDKANDILFLFLTSHGSPEHELALAQNGMDLHSLPAQELASMLKHSGIRWKVIVVSACYAGGFIAPLKDDNTLIITAARSDRTSFGCDDQNDFTYFSEAYFKESLPKSAGFAEAFEQAKVLVQAREAADFREGGMEAEEHSEPQLFQGRAIAAQLKAWRAQPR
- a CDS encoding TolC family protein, with the protein product MYRFIFLLSAGLLAGNFAHAQSSVEPAAPLTLPAALALAEGGNATLSAARHELAAQGGALQQARALPNPELQTVLEDTRRATRSTTVQLNQLIELGGKRGARAAVAQRGADLAQAGLSLQQADTRAAVTSAFVDVLAAQEGLRLADSAQALAARASDITARRVTAGKASPVEETRARVAEASVRLELNLARSTLASARKRLAALWGNATPRFTLAEGRLETLPELPPASELAARLGQAPAVRQAHSALAQRQAMLDVEQRRATPDVTFSIGMKRSEELGRNQAIIGLALPLPFFDRNAGNKLDALRRSDKASDELAAARIAVQTDVAAAIERLATARLDVESLRQDILPGAQSAYDAASKGFEFGKFAFLDVLDAQRTLLQAKNQYLRALTEAQHAAAEIERLLGAPASL
- the czcI gene encoding cation efflux protein, CzcI family; this translates as MRRFFLILLLFVLPLQMSWAAASAYCLHEEGKAAQHLGHHSHQHKADADKKPVADKADKQSKGQPHSDCNVCHGIGHAWLPAGSSLPTGDMASVNADTSPFFYASHIPDAPKRPDWSSAI